A window of Micromonospora eburnea genomic DNA:
TTCCAGGCCGGCGGTGCCCGGCACCGCCCACGGCCGGGCCAGGGTGTGCGGGTCACGCAGGTACGGCAGGAACGTGGTCCCGTCCTCCCCGTTGGGGGTGGTGGCGAACTGCACCCGCAGGTCGGGCAGCGAGTCGACGTCGGGCAGCAGCCACGGCTCGGAGCCGTTGGCGACGTAGTTGTCCGACAACAGGATCACCGGGGTGCGGTACGTCAACGCGATCCGCGCCGCCTCCAGGGCGGCGTAGAAGCAGTCCGCCGGCGAGCGGGGAGCGATGACCGCGACCGGCGCCTCACCGTGACGGCCGTACAGGGCCATGTTCAGGTCGGCCTGCTCGGTCTTGGTCGGCATGCCCGTGGACGGACCGGCGCGTTGCACATCCACGATCACCAGCGGCAACTCCAACGCCACGGCCAGGGAGATCGTCTCACTCTTGAGCGCCACACCCGGGCCGCTGGTCGTCGTCACCCCCAACGAGCCACCGTAGGAGGCGCCCAGAGCGGCACCGACCGCGGCGATCTCGTCCTCGGCCTGCATCGTGACCACACCGAACCGCTTGTGCTTACTCAACTCGTGCAGAATGTCCGAGGCCGGCGTGATCGGATACGCGCCCAGAAACACCGGCAACCCCGACCGTACCCCCGCCGCCACCAAACCCAGCGACAACGCCTGGTTACCGGTGATGTTGCGGTAGGTGCCCGGCAACATCCGCGCCGGCGCCACCTCGTACCGCACCGAGAAGTCTTCCGTGGTCTCCCCGAAATTCCAACCCGCCCGGAACGCCGCCACGTTCGCCGCGACCAACTCCGGCCGCGCCGCGAACTTCCGCTCCAAAAACCGCAGCGTCGACGCGTACGGCCGTGAATACATCCACGACAACAAACCGAGCGCGAACATGTTCTTCGCCCGCTCCGCGTCCTTCTTCGACACCGCATGCTCAGCCAGCGCACCAACCGTCATCGACGTCAACGCCACCGGATGCAGCACATACCCGTCCAGAGAGCCGTCCTCCAACGGCGAGGACGTGTAACCCACCTTCGTCAGATTCCGCTTCGTGAACTCATCCGTGTTCACAATGATGTCCGCGCCACGCGGCAGATCCGCCAGATTCGCCTTCAACGCCGCCGGATTCATCGCCACCAACACATTCGGCGCGTCCCCCGGCGTCAAAATGTCGTAATCAGCGAAATGAACCTGGAAACTCGACACCCCCGGCAACGTCCCAGCAGGCGCCCGAATCTCCGCCGGGAAATTCGGCAACGTCGAAATATCATTACCCAACTGGGCCGTCTCCGACGTGAACCGATCACCAGTGAGCTGCATACCATCACCCGAGTCACCGGCAAACCGGATCACCACCCGGTCCAACTGACGGATCTGCTTGGTCACGCCCGCACCCCGCTTCGCTCGGCGCCGTCGCGCGGGCGGCTGAACATGATGGTGACCCCGCCTTGCCCGGCCACGTGCCCTCCTAGACGCGCTGTTGCCGCTGGCCGTCCGTCCCCGGGCCCGGCCCGCTCCATTTCTCACGTCAGAGCCTACGTCGGCCCGTTAGGACAACCTTGGTCGAGGTCCGACGTATGGGACCCGATCAGGCCACTGTATGCGGGGATTTGGGGGGTTTGGTGCCGCTGCTCGTAATTCACATCACCGCACGGGCGGACACGGGTGGCGCGCCGGGTGGTCCGCCGGGGTCGGGCGGGCGCCACCGGGGCCGTGACGCGATCGGCGCCCCCGGACACCCCGACCGGTAGGCTGCCGACCGTGACCGGTTACCTCGGCTCGTACGCCACGCTCGGTCTCCTACTGCTCGCCGCGGTGCTCTTCTTCGTGACGGCGTTCTCGGCCAACCGGGTGTTGCGTCCCGGCCGTCCGGCCGAGCCCTGGGGGAAGCGGGCCAGCTACGAGTGCGGTCTCGACCCGGTCGGCGGCGACTGGGCGCAGATGCAGATCCGTTACTACGTCTACGCCTACCTGTACGTGCTGTTCGCGGTGGAGGCGGTCTTCCTTTTCCCGTGGGCGCTGGTCTTCGACCGGCCCGGGTTCGGCGTGACCACCGTGGTGGAGATGGCGGTCTTCGTCGCCGTGGTGGCGCTCGGCATCCTCTACGCCTGGCGTAAGAACATCCTCCGCTGGACCTGACGACGGCCCCAGGGCACGACACGGCGTCAGACCGGCCTCCAGTCGGCCTGGAGCGCCGCCGGGCGACGCGGAGGCCGACCGATGGCCGGCGGTCGTGCTGGAGTTGTGGTGCTCAGGCCAGGCCCCGGCGGGTCAGCGCCGGCGGTCGGACTCCCCTGATCGACGCCACCATGTCCAGCACCCGACGGGTCTCGCGGACCTGGTGGGCGCGGAACACCCGGGCGCCCAGCCAGGCCGACACGGCGGTGGCGGCCAACGTCCCCTCCAACCGGTCCGGTACCGGCAGGTCCAGCGTCTCGCCGATGAAGTCCTTGTTCGACAGGGCGACCAGCAGCGGCCACCCGGTGTCGGTGAGTTCGGCCAGCCGCCGGGTGATCTCCAGCGAGTGCCGGGTGTTCTTGCCGAAGTCGTGCGCCGGGTCGATCAGGATCCCGTCCCGGCGTACGCCGAGGGCGACCGCACGCTCGGCGAGCCCGGACACCGTCGTGATCACGTCGGCCACCACGTCGTCGAACGCGGCCCGGTGCGGCCTGGTGCGGGGGGCGAGCCCGCCCGCGTGCGAGCAGACCAGCCCGGCGCCGGTCTGCGCGGCGACCCGGGCCAGCGCGGGATCCGCCCCCGACCAGGTGTCGTTGAGCAGGTCGGCGCCGGCCGCCACGGCCTCCACCGCCACCTCGGCCCGCCAGGTGTCGATCGAGATGACCACGTCGGGGAAGGCGGCCCGGACCGCGGCGATGGTGTCCACCGTCCGGCGGATCTCCTCGGCCACGTCCACCTCGTCGCCCGGCCCGGCCTTCACCCCGCCGATGTCGATGATCTCCGCGCCCTCGGTCACCGCCCGCTCCACCGCGCGCAGCGCGCTGTCCGGGGCGAAGGTGGCACCCCGGTCGAAGAACGAGTCCGGCGTGCGGTTGACGATCGCCATCACCACCAGCTCGCCCGGGGCGAACGTCCGCCCACCGAGCCGCAGCGCACCGGCCATGCCCGCCTCCTGAGTCCCCGGTCGTCCGCCGGCCGCCCCCGACGCTATCCGGTCCCGTCCGAGCGGGCCCGCGCGGTACGGCGGGGCATCGAAAACATTCGGAGCGCTTGGAGGGCTCGCCCGATCCCGGCGCGCGTGCCACGATCTCTACATGGGTCAGGTTCTGCTCATCTTGGTCGTCGCGCTGACCGTCGCGGCAGTGGTGTTCGGCGTGACCGTGCTGGTGTCCGGACGGGATCCGGGCCTGGTGCCCGCCGAGCCGGACGGGCGGGCGGTGCCCCTGCCGGGCGGCCGCCCGCTGCACGAGACGGACGTCGCCGAGGCGCGCTTCGACACCGCGCTGCGCGGCTACCGGATGGCTCAGGTCGACCAGGCGATGCGGCGGGCCGCGTACGACATCGGCTACAAGTCCGAGCTGATCGGTGTGCTGGAGGCCGAGGTCGCCGCGCTCCGTGAGGGGCGGATCGAGGAGGCCGACGCGCTGCGCCGTACCCGGGAGGAGGCCGCCCGGACGGATTCCGCCGCCGCCGACGCGCCGAGCCCGGCCGACGACCCGCCCTCGGCCGTGGACGGCACTGCCGCGGACGCCGACCGCCCGGCCGGTGGCCCCGCCGCCGGCGCCGACCTGACCGCGGAGGCCGGGGTGGCCGCCGCGCCGGCCGCGGCCGCCGTCGAGGACGAGACCGTGCCCGCCACCGACGCTCCGGCGTCGGCCGGTCCGCTCGCCCCGGTCGCCGCGCCCGCCGAACAGGAGTCAGCCGAGCGGCCGACCCTGCGTCCGCCGGCCACCGAGTCCACCGGTCAGCGGGCCGCCGACGATGTCGATGCCGAGGACGACCGGGAACGTGGCGGGGTGGTCCGGTCGGAGTCGGCGTGACCGGCCCACAGGCCGACGGTTTCGCCGAGGCGGCCCAGCCCGGTGCCGGAGAGGTCAGCGCGACGGTGATCGTCAACGCGCGCGCCGAGCGGGTGTTCGCCGCGCTGACCGACTGGGAGCGGCAGTCCGACTGGATCCCCCTCACCAAGGTCCGGGTGGTCGAGGGGGACGGCGGC
This region includes:
- the ndhC gene encoding NADH-quinone oxidoreductase subunit A, with the translated sequence MTGYLGSYATLGLLLLAAVLFFVTAFSANRVLRPGRPAEPWGKRASYECGLDPVGGDWAQMQIRYYVYAYLYVLFAVEAVFLFPWALVFDRPGFGVTTVVEMAVFVAVVALGILYAWRKNILRWT
- a CDS encoding 2-oxoacid:acceptor oxidoreductase subunit alpha, with product MTKQIRQLDRVVIRFAGDSGDGMQLTGDRFTSETAQLGNDISTLPNFPAEIRAPAGTLPGVSSFQVHFADYDILTPGDAPNVLVAMNPAALKANLADLPRGADIIVNTDEFTKRNLTKVGYTSSPLEDGSLDGYVLHPVALTSMTVGALAEHAVSKKDAERAKNMFALGLLSWMYSRPYASTLRFLERKFAARPELVAANVAAFRAGWNFGETTEDFSVRYEVAPARMLPGTYRNITGNQALSLGLVAAGVRSGLPVFLGAYPITPASDILHELSKHKRFGVVTMQAEDEIAAVGAALGASYGGSLGVTTTSGPGVALKSETISLAVALELPLVIVDVQRAGPSTGMPTKTEQADLNMALYGRHGEAPVAVIAPRSPADCFYAALEAARIALTYRTPVILLSDNYVANGSEPWLLPDVDSLPDLRVQFATTPNGEDGTTFLPYLRDPHTLARPWAVPGTAGLEHRIGGLEKADKTGDISYDPANHDFMVRTRAARIDTIPVPDVEVEDPDGDARVLVLGWGSTYGPIGAACRGLRQRGLPVAQAHLRHLAPLPGNLADVLAAYDRVVIPEMNLGQLAHVIRAKYLVDAIGYNQVRGLPFTAAELETMLEEVCKNV
- the folP gene encoding dihydropteroate synthase translates to MAGALRLGGRTFAPGELVVMAIVNRTPDSFFDRGATFAPDSALRAVERAVTEGAEIIDIGGVKAGPGDEVDVAEEIRRTVDTIAAVRAAFPDVVISIDTWRAEVAVEAVAAGADLLNDTWSGADPALARVAAQTGAGLVCSHAGGLAPRTRPHRAAFDDVVADVITTVSGLAERAVALGVRRDGILIDPAHDFGKNTRHSLEITRRLAELTDTGWPLLVALSNKDFIGETLDLPVPDRLEGTLAATAVSAWLGARVFRAHQVRETRRVLDMVASIRGVRPPALTRRGLA